In Brachypodium distachyon strain Bd21 chromosome 5, Brachypodium_distachyon_v3.0, whole genome shotgun sequence, the genomic window AACCAGCCGATGAGGTTCATCTCTGGACATTAGACTTCCGTATCCATATTTTGGTGAGTTTTATCGATACAGGACGTACATACACTATATTTCGACGGCTCTTAATTATTTAACTCAACTTTATAAGGAGATGGGTAtccaagaaaataaagttgtTACAATCAAATCAAGGAGGGACGATTAGATCAGCAACCACGACCATCAAAGTGATAGCAGTTGAGCTCATCGATGGccttctcggcatcctcccgGCGTTGGAAGACAACGCAGGCAAAGCCCCTACACACCTCCGGGGCGTTCATGGCAACGTGCCACATCCTCAGCGGCCCGAACCGGCGAAGAGCGCGGCGAGGCGAGCCCGGTCCGGGCAGCGCTCCGGCATGTTGGTGACGCGCACGAAGCGGCGCAGGTAGACGCGGTGGCCGGACGGCGCTTCCGTGTCCTCCTTCCAGGCGGCGAACCTTGCCCTGCAGGACACGTACCCGGCCGGCGAAACCAGGTAGTCGTAGGGGCAGGCGAGCTCGCCGTGCTTCTCCTCCGCGTCCTCTTCCCCGCAGATGCAGCACGGCTCGGCGCTCGGGTCCTTCCAGAAGTTGATCATCGTTCGTCGTGTCACCTGCAGCAGCGTCCTGTTCCATTGATTCGGTGCCTTGCCTTTTACTTGCATCGGGCGCGTCCGATCCGAGTCCCGATCGAATTGGAATTGGACGTGTCCAGATCCAGAGCTTCCAGTTATATCTGAGCAATTATAAATTCACCGCAGGGTCGGCCGGCAGGATCGCCAAGGGGAGGGCAAGtcgaggaggagatggccggCCGCAGCCAACGGAGGATGATCAGccacaagaagaagagaaaaaccaGAGCGGCAACGATGAAGAAGATTGTCAAGGAGGAGTCTACGCCTGTACGCCAGCTCCGCAAGGTTCGTACGTTTTTGGACAAACAAACCTGAGCTCTTGTTTAATTTGCTACCTACTTTCTCCCTTTAAATTCTTGTACTCTCCATgtctaacaaaaaatgtcttaagtttgtcaaaatttggatgtatccaGACATGAGTTAGTGTATAGacgcattcaaatttagtcaaagttgaaatatcattttgttggacagagaaaATAGTtgttttagtataaatttaaactaaaacaatgaGAAAATTTTAGGAAAAGGAGAATAGATAATTATTGTACCTCCGAAGTGACTTGTCAACAAATACGAGTACCCACACATCTGAAAAGCCATCCGACTCAAATCCTCTGCCGCGGGCATGGGACGCATAAGCCGGCAGCAGGACACGGTGGGCGAGGCTTGTTAAGTTCCTATACAACATTTACTACAGTACTTTCTTAAGAAATAAAGAGGGATGCTAGCACAACCCCTAATCACCCCATCCTCTAATAAAATTCCACTTGACACCCTCTAGCAGATCCTCTAAATAATGTTCTTTTTAACGAAAACACCGGCACCGATTCAATTTAAGAGTCTGAATGTAAAGGAACGCGAATGCGCCTTAGCCATAAAAGGTAAAGAAACACCCTCAAGCATGTATGTTTAGATCAGCATGGGGTGATTTTTACAATGTATACCGTATTCCAATGAAAAATTAGCACCATGAAATTTTAGGCCAATGTTTGCCGCATTGCCATTGTTTCCATCCATGGCCTCGACACAACACCCCGTCCTCCCCCTCCCGGATCGTGCCACGGCCCCTTCGCCCCGCCCTTTGCTGCCTTTGTGAGAGTGTTCCTCCCAACACCCCCAACACGGTGGGGCTTGCGCCACTGGCGGAACAAGATGACTCATGGAGTCAGGGCAAATCCATGCAACCGCTCCGAGAGATAATTGCCCAAAAATGTTAGCCTCCAATCACTTAATTAGCCAACACTACATCCGTTCCTATAAATATAACATGTTCTACTTTTGTGCGAGatcaaacttcttcaaattTGATCTAATCTCTATACAGAATAACAATATTTTTTCCGAAACCAAAGAAATATACTAATATTAGTCCTGTTCGTTTGGCTCTGATTTGACTATGCTTATTATTCTTGTTGTTTATTCCATTTCTATGAACCAAACAACCAAGGAAAATCGTTCTGTTTTTGCATATACATAAGTATCACATTTGTGTCTTTATTTCATGTTTTTCTCAGACAAGGAGCGCCGCAGTGACAAGAGTACGTGTGACGTGTGTGGAATAGGCAGAATTCACGAACAGGATGAGTTCTGCCCCTACAACTACATGCACGGGGTTTTCGGCCTCAGGACCTGCAGAGAGCGGTGCCAACCGGGGATGCATCCGCAGTTGCTAGCCTTCGCCCATGGGAGCCACCACCATCTACGGCGTGTTGTACGCGTGACCAATGTTCCGATGAGCGTCATCCGCGGCAAAAGCGAGCTGCGTGGGCTCTTCAGGCAGTTCGGGCCACTTGCTAGGCGCAACCTCACGACCTTGAGCCTCGATGACTCCGTCGGCTTCGGGTGGGTGGCGTTCGAGAGCAGTGAGGATGCGGAGGAGGCCATCGACAAGCTCAACGGCCACCTCGTCGGCGATCGCAAGCTCCGAGTTACTGGCTCTATCCTCACACCTGAATGCTTCTATTTTCATTAGATGATCAGGGAGTCGCGCCCCCCGTTTCCAATTTCATTGAAACCCATAGAAAAACAACAGAACATGGTCTTTGTAACAGACAACATAGAAGGTAATGTTCTAAAGCCATATCCAAAAGATCACCACGCAAGGGGAAAGATCAAGCCCCGCAAGGCGCCGAGCAAGCAGCACAGGAAGACCGAAGCCTGGACTTCTTCATGGCCATGGGCGATGCCGGGGAGTGCAGCTCCAAAGGTCCGGTTTTTTCAACTAGGCTAGAAACCCGAATAAACCCGAAACACCTGGTCAATATGTAAAATCACAGTGCCCAACGGAATCAACTCGAgaagagcatcttcagcagaGCTCCTAAACAGGGTCTTGTTTTTAAGGACCGGAggtaaaaaaaactcttttgAACAGGATCACTGTTAGAGTCTCTATTCTGAAGAGACCCCTTGATTAGCCCTCAAGCCCCCGTTCCTAGGGAACCCCAACCCCCAAGGAGAGCCCctgctttctttcttccaaCGCCATGTcatctttcttcctccttcctgcGCGTGCCTTCGTCGCCGCCCCCGCGCCTCACCGGCGGCTGCCTCTGCCTCACCGTAGCCGCGCCTTGCTGCCGGCCCACCCCCGCGCCCCGTGCGGCACTTCGTTGCCCGCAGCCATGGCCACCGACGCCCTTGGCCCCGCCCGCCGACGCATCTTCGCCGCCCCTGAGCCCCGCACAGCACCGCGCCGCCAATCCCGTCGCCCATGACGAACGCCGATGTCTGCCCTGCACCGAACCGCCTCCATCGTCCCCACACGTCTTCTTCCACCCGTCAGCCCCCTCCTCCTCATGTTCCTCCCCCTTGGGCCGCTGCTGCCCCGGGCACTTCCGATGTCCGTCGTCCGCGCATCGGGCACCTGGACCTGCTGATGCTGCACCCCGTATCGGCTTGGGCCGCCGCCCCGGTCTCCCCGTcgtcggccgccgcgcccgcgcacCGCGCCGCCAGCTTCCCCGTACCGAGTCTCCACAATCCCACCTTCGGCAGACATCCGCACCtcgggccgctgctgcccaGCGCACGGCACTGCcaaccgccggcggcgaccgcccAGCGTCAAGGCTCACCGACGTCGCCGATCTGGCCGACGCCAAATTGCTCTGTCCATctcatggagaagaaaggggctcgtggagaagaaggaagaaaaaaaaggaaaagaaaaagaaaagtccAGTCACTGAAAAGTGGGTCTCATATGTCATGCTGAAGCTGCTCAACTCCCTCCGGCCCGGGCCGAAAACTTTTATCGGGACGATTTTGTGGAACCTGGTCGGTCATTTTTTCCTCGCTCAAACAATATATACTAAAATCTGTGACAAATAATATGagtcagagggagtacagaATTCACGGACGCCAGCCAGCAAAACTTCATTATATGGGAGTGTTTACACAACGCCGGGGAGATTCTACAAAAGCAACTCTTCCCCAAAACGGCGGCCACAAGAGGTATATATAACAGAAAGATTAGGTCAAAACAAATCCGTATGACCTGGAGCTCACGTTGTCTCGGGGACCTCGCGCTTCAACTGGAGATTGCCCTCAACATCATTGCCAATCTGGATCGTGCTATGGATCATCGCCCTCTTACGGCCGATGACCTGCGTAAGGATCTCAAGGCCCGCGTACTTGGGCTGGCGGCCATTGATCGGGTCAAGTGGAGACAGCGTTTCCGAATCTGCTGGCTGCGAATGGGTGACGCTAACACCAAGTTTTCCATCTGAAAGCTAGTGCTCCCCGGCGTAGGAATTTCATCCGATTTCTCAACACTGATTCAGGAATCTGCACCTTGCACGCTGACAAGGCCACGGCAATTCGCGAACACTTCGTCAATGCACTAGGCACGCCCTCTGCTTTTCCTCACTCGATCAACTGGGAGCTCCTCGGCCTCTCTCGCCTTGATCTTGCTGCGCTCGACGCCCCTTCACCTTGGAGGAGATTCATTCTGCCATTCAAGCTCTGCCTTCCGACAAAGGTCCGGACCCAATGGATTTCCAGGTCTTTTTTTCAAATCATGTTGGGACACTATTAAAGATTCCATCTTCCTTGCTGTCCAGTCCTTTGCCAATTCTGCCGGTGCTAATTTCGGTTGCCTGAACTCTGCCTGTATCACTCTTCTGCCTAAGAAGGCTGTCCCAACATGCATGGGGGACTTTCGGCCCATCAGCCTCATTCACAGCATTGCTAAGATTATTGCTAAAGCCATGGCCATCCGGCTTGCTGAGAGGATGAACGATCTCATTTCGACCTGCCAAAGCGCCTTCATTAAGTCCAGGTGTTTGCAAGACAACTTCCTTTTTGTCCAAAATCTGACTAGACGCttccacaagaaaaaaaaaaccatgctCTTCATCAAGCTTGACTTCGCCAAGGCGTTTGACTCTGTTTCGTGGCCGTACCTCCTCGACGCCCTCCTTGCTCGGGGCTTCGGTCCCAACTTCATTGGCTGGGTCTCCACTCTCTTCCGGTCGGCTAGCTCCAACATTGTCTGTAATGGAATTGAGGGCATCCCCTTCCAGCACATGCGCGGCCTGAGACAAGGGGACTCGCTctcccccttcctcttcaACCTGGCCATTGAGTCTCTCGCCCGGCTACTCGATCTAGCCACCGATCATGGTCTGCTAGGCGAGCTGTCTCATGATGTTGGTCGCCTGCGCGCTTCGTTGTACGCTGACGATGTGGCGGTTTTCGTTCGGCCGTGTGCCGAGGACATCCACTGCCTGTTGGCCATTCTGGACATGTTTGGCGCGGTCTCGGGCCTCCGGATTAACCTCGCGAAGAGCAACATTATCCCTATACGTTGCAATGGTACTGATGTTGCCGCTCTCTCTACCTTGTTTGGGGCTCCGCTTGGTTCCTTTCCTACCTGCTACCTTGgactccccctctctcttatGAAGCCTCGGAAAATTCTGTTCCAACCACTTATTGATTTAGATTGAGGGTCGGTTGGCGGGATACAAATCCAAGATGCTCAACAAGGGTGGACGTCTTATCGTTCTCAGATCGGTGCTTTCCACTCTGTCTACCTTTCACCTCACGATCTTTGAATTCCCTGCCAAGCTTCGCGAAAGAATTGAGAAGCTCCTTCGCGCTTGGCTTTGGCATGGTGAATCTTGCTGCACCGGTCAGCTGCCTTGTTCGATGGTCCACTATGTGCTCCCCTAAATCCTTTGGCGGTCTCGGTGTTCTCGATTTGGATAAATTCGGCAGGGCCCTGCGCCTGCGTTGGGAATGGCTTCGTTGGACGCAACTTGACAAGCCTTGGGCCTGTGTTGCCGCTTCGCTTAATGACATTGATCGCTGTGTTTTTGCTGCTGCCACTACTATCACGGTGCTGGACGGCCGCTTCACCAATTTTGGGCAGGATGCCTGGCTCTTTGGCCAGCGGCCCATGGACATAGTGCCCGATCTATTTCAGATCGCTAGGCGCAAGAACCGCTCGGTCCGTTCTGCTAGATGGCAATTTCGTTGGGTGACGGACGTTGCGCATGGCATCGGCCCACTCAACATCGCCCAATTCACTCACCTCTTCTCTTTGCTGGATGAAGCTCCCGCTCTTGCGCCCAGCGCCGATTCCATCCGTTGGAACCTCACTGCCAATGGCTGCTACTCCGCGAAAAGTGCCTACTTGCTTCAGTTCCAAGGGCTTACTCGGGTTCCCTTCGATCGCCTGTTTTGGCGCATTTGGGCTCCCGAGAAATGCAGACTCTTTGGCTGGCTCATCGCCCTCCAGAGAATCCCCACGGCTGACTTGCTTGAACGACGGGGCATCCCGAATGACAAATGGTGCCCTTTCTGCCACAACGTTGTGGAAACTGCCGTTCACATCCTTCTGGACTGCTCTTACGCCTGGGCTGTTTGGTCGCTTACTGCTCACCGCTTCAACTCCCCGGCGATCCACCCTTCTGGCTGGACTGACGTCTCCTCCGTCAGGTCCTGGTGGTCTGAGCGCTCCTCAGTCTCGAGCGCGTTGGGGAAGCCTCGGGTTAAGGCCACGACGTCGCTTATTCTGCTCATCTTATGGGAGACGTGGAAGGAGCGGAACCGGCGCATTTTTCAGCACAAGCTCCTTCGTCAGTCTGCGGTCGCCGCCTTCATCAAGGAAGAAGCTGCCCTCTGGATCAAGGTAGGTGCCGGGCTTGGCGAGCTACTCTCCGGCTCTGATGATGTTCCTTAAATTGTTTGACTGTATTGCCTCCCCCTCCCCTTTGCTCGTGCCCGTTTTCTGTATTTAAATTGTGTATTTTTTCCTGGGGTTGATTCTCTCAACTCCTCTATTGACAATAAATAGCTTGCTGTGActgttttgtcaaaaaataaaaataaaaaactccAAAAACAGGCACCTGTTTTGACAACATAAAGCAGGCGCCTGGCCAGGGGATAGACATACCCACGTGGTTTTTGCCGGGTACTAGTGTTTTGTCCATCCGAGCCCCGTGGAGCAGGGTGTCTTTGTCCAACGGCCAGCCTCCATTGGAAAGTTGGCTCGCAACCCGGCCGCAATCAAGTCGACAGCTGACGCGGCCGTACCGTCGCGCAACGCGAGAGATATCCTCTGgatggacggcggcggcatggctCCCAGCAAAACCTCGACGAGTCTGCATTCCTCGCCGTCCGTTCCCCTGAGCCCGTGGACATTCCAGCAGGCTAATATTCTTCTGGACGCCACCCCATCGATACTCTCCTCGCGGTGGCACCGGCACGGCGCTCTGCTGCACGATCCACATGGAAAAAATACATCACAGAGCGCGCTCCATGGCCTCGCGGTACCACGGGCTGCCGATGTAGCCGTGCCCGTCGTCGAACTCGAGCGAGATGGAGGGGATGGCGGACGTCGGGTACCGCGAGAGGGCATCCGTGCAGAGGTCCCGGAAAGAGACTGCCACGCCGCGACAGTCCTGGACGGAGAGATTGAGGGCGAATCCAACTCGATCCACTCGCCGGGAATCCAAGTTTCAGCTCCCGTCTGCCTTGCGCTTCTTCATGCATGCCAAGGCCCGTCCCGCCGCTAGTGCGTCTGCTTTGTTACACTTAATTAATCTTCACTCTGAGTTATATACTGGATGGATTACGTACGTGTTAGCATATATAGCTGAGTATGAGTCGACATTTCTAGCTACCTAAACCCACCCGGCGGGCATATCAATTAATCTccaatttattttattcttaCTTGGGCTGATACAAAACATGTTCTTTAGTTGTCGACTCGGACACTGGAGTATTTGGATGTGGGCTTGCCTAACTAGGATCACTTGGTTGGGGAAATAGATGTAAAATCCCAATATCTGGGTTCAGGTCATTTAGATTCCCAT contains:
- the LOC106865606 gene encoding RNA binding protein fox-1 homolog 3 isoform X2 — its product is MRSIQKKNLCFSWQQDSQSHPKSDGNSRSADDLPSSKRWILTGSAGRIAKGRASRGGDGRPQPTEDDQPQEEEKNQSGNDEEDCQGGVYACTPAPQDKERRSDKSTCDVCGIGRIHEQDEFCPYNYMHGVFGLRTCRERCQPGMHPQLLAFAHGSHHHLRRVVRVTNVPMSVIRGKSELRGLFRQFGPLARRNLTTLSLDDSVGFGWVAFESSEDAEEAIDKLNGHLVGDRKLRVTGSILTPECFYFH
- the LOC106865606 gene encoding RNA binding protein fox-1 homolog 3 isoform X1, coding for MGCPACYSVQILHEECLILYVDVNDTQATFFFRSADDLPSSKRWILTGSAGRIAKGRASRGGDGRPQPTEDDQPQEEEKNQSGNDEEDCQGGVYACTPAPQDKERRSDKSTCDVCGIGRIHEQDEFCPYNYMHGVFGLRTCRERCQPGMHPQLLAFAHGSHHHLRRVVRVTNVPMSVIRGKSELRGLFRQFGPLARRNLTTLSLDDSVGFGWVAFESSEDAEEAIDKLNGHLVGDRKLRVTGSILTPECFYFH